One genomic region from Yarrowia lipolytica chromosome 1C, complete sequence encodes:
- a CDS encoding uncharacterized protein (Compare to YALI0C22319g, similar to uniprot|P53200 Saccharomyces cerevisiae YGR001c, similar to Saccharomyces cerevisiae YGR001C; ancestral locus Anc_4.127) gives MAPDVASFIENDLHTEIDASLGFEDEPLQLSASTLAALMDFQNEQEEREQKFAELHKQAEEDFDKLCDGSKDIQDFEEDWQLSQFWYNKATATKLARELLAGADKDTVIAIVSAPSVYAAMKALPEEEIVTQNVFLLEYDERFGVLAGKKRFVLYDFNKPLVLPSEIKNVCDRVLVDPPFLSEECQTKAAMTARLLLKKPTARNDKYKAIVCTGERMANVIAKVYPDTKVTDFHPEHEKGLSNEFRCYATYEGAGWKFV, from the exons ATGGCCCCCGACGTTGCCTCCTTCATTGAAAACGACCTCCACACCGAGATCGATGCCAGCCTCGGCTTTGAGGATGAGCCTCTTCA ACTGTCCGCATCCACCCTTGCCGCGCTCATGGACTTCCAGaacgagcaggaggagcggGAACAGAAGTTCGCCGAGCTCCACAAACaggcagaggaggactTTGATAAGCTCTGCGACGGGTCCAAGGACATCCAGGACTTTGAGGAGGACTGGCAACTGTCGCAGTTCTGGTACAACAAggccaccgccaccaagCTGGCTCGAGAGCTCCTCGCCGGGGCCGATAAAGATACTGTTATTGCCATTGTCTCTGCGCCCTCCGTCTATGCTGCCATGAAGGCTCttcccgaggaggagatcgTTACCCAGAACGTGTTTCTGCTAGAGTACGACGAGCGGTTCGGAGTGCTTGCTGGAAAGAAGCGATTCGTCCTCTACGACTTCAACAAGCCCCTGGTGCTGCCCAGCGAAATCAAAAACGTGTGCGATCGGGTTCTGGTCGACCCCCCGTTTCTGTCGGAGGAGTGCCAAACCAAGGCTGCCATGACCGCccgtctgctgctcaagaagccTACTGCTCGCAacgacaagtacaaggccattgtcTGCACCGGCGAGCGAATGGCCAACGTCATCGCCAAGGTCTACCCCGACACCAAGGTCACCGACTTCCACCCCGAGCACGAGAAGGGTCTGTCCAACGAGTTCCGATGCTACGCCACCTACGAGGGCGCCGGCTGGAAATTTGTCTAG
- a CDS encoding uncharacterized protein (Compare to YALI0C22462g, similar to Saccharomyces cerevisiae LDB17 (YDL146W); ancestral locus Anc_7.324, similar to uniprot|CAD60713 Podospora anserina), which translates to MMETLLESLMSSVSDEPLLAPDISIPPEEDGDMSDSDFWTKLLDIVSVKTHSYPVVESALKDYLLFATKHLSDFLVSDNDLFRAGYKLTTSPIFTLHKAFTRRKLIAMLTLAEEYTDLAAVVSLILLIDSDSHPATLEMMQEENACHALTRLLLTFQKTSALRLRRVLLELTFEMCKIQRISTSDLENISDKFIDSLLRTVVNADRDDTSLYDASVMKVLLCLNEQYMIAAYDEDEESGIYSSKVLDLISLDIDGYVEFGAKLVLLLNRAIDTCLQIMGLKLLYLLFTNEPTYEYFYTNDLLVLIDVFIRELHDLPNDEEQLINTYLRVLHPLMVNSQIRHEPYKIEGLTDVLEMLSGHKGSSTFLPVSETTLRLAVRCLGVPWLEYTFPSPMSTVPPSPSSSIGSFNEEESPSKIRVPSIGMTDFSGTRRLSQSSLGTNSAMSSTTSLISSLKLAPPPPPSRASSKGPPVPPPSRGKSPMPQISRVKSPAPPPPPSRNSPAPKKDVKESRDKKDKKEKPRLPPSRKKLLDMSIRNTSVGDLSVAERE; encoded by the coding sequence CACTCATATCCCGTGGTCGAGTCGGCACTGAAGGACTACCTCCTATTTGCAACTAAACATTTATCTGATTTTCTCGTCTCCGACAACGATCTCTTTCGAGCAGGATACAAGCTGACCACTTCTCCGATTTTCACGCTCCACAAAGCCTTCACCCGTCGCAAATTGATCGCCATGTTGACGTTGGCAGAGGAATACACAGACCTGGCGGCGGTGGTGTCTTTGATTCTGCTCATAGACTCTGATTCGCATCCCGCCACTCTGGAAATGATGCAAGAGGAAAACGCATGCCATGCGCTGACTCGGCTCTTGCTGACGTTTCAGAAGACGTCGGCTTTACGGCTCAGAAGAGTGTTGCTCGAGCTCACGTTTGAAATGTGCAAAATCCAGCGAATTTCCACGTCAGACTTGGAAAACATTTCCGACAAGTTTATCGACTCGCTCTTGAGGACCGTTGTCAACGCAGACAGAGACGATACCTCGCTGTACGACGCTTCCGTCATGAAAGTCTTGCTCTGTCTCAATGAGCAGTATATGATTGCAGCTTACGATGAAGACGAAGAGTCGGGGATTTATTCGAGTAAAGTGCTGGATCTGATTTCCCTAGATATCGACGGATACGTGGAGTTTGGCGCAAAGTTGGTGCTGTTACTGAATCGAGCGATAGATACATGTCTTCAGATCATGGGTCTGAAGCTGTTGTATTTGTTGTTCACGAATGAACCCACTTATGAGTATTTCTACACAAACGATCTGTTGGTGCTCATCGACGTGTTCATTCGAGAGCTCCACGACTTGCCCAATGACGAAGAGCAGCTCATTAACACGTATTTGCGAGTTCTCCACCCACTTATGGTCAACTCCCAAATCAGACACGAGCCGTACAAGATTGAGGGTCTGACTGATGTGTTGGAGATGCTTTCAGGTCACAAGGGAAGTAGTACTTTCCTTCCAGTATCAGAGACGACATTACGACTGGCTGTGAGATGTCTCGGAGTCCCGTGGCTGGAGTACACGTTCCCGTCTCCCATGAGCACCGTTCCCCCCTCTCCCAGTTCTTCTATCGGCTCGTtcaacgaggaggagagccCCTCAAAGATCCGAGTGCCCAGCATTGGTATGACCGATTTCAGTGGTACTCGGCGACTTAGTCAGAGTTCTCTGGGCACCAATTCGGCCATGTCATCCACCACATCGCTCATTTCCTCACTCAAGCTTGCGCCACCGCCTCCACCGTCACGTGCGTCGTCCAAGGGGCCTCCcgttcctcctccgtctAGAGGCAAGTCTCCGATGCCGCAAATATCACGGGTCAAGagtccagctcctcctccgccgcCGAGCAGGAATTCTCCTGCGCCGAAGAAGGACGTGAAGGAGTCTCgtgacaagaaggacaagaaggagaagccgCGGCTGCCTCCCAGCAGAAAGAAACTGCTCGACATGAGTATCAGAAATACCAGCGTGGGAGATTTAAGTGTTGCCGAGCGGGAGTAG
- a CDS encoding uncharacterized protein (Compare to YALI0C22363g, weakly similar to uniprot|P53322 Saccharomyces cerevisiae YGR260w TNA1 similarity to allantoate transport protein P10.2.f5.1) yields the protein MFAWQVDQQTPPLPEMTQIETNREEKAELGHETGSSDSPQFSPQVEEINQMDLQVDPQIIPQMDEFPPPPSQEEINDRIKQLAIKHNVNHRKLMLKIDICVVPLTCLLYVLAFLDRVNVSNANVYGMSEDLNMTGNKFNTALAIFFVPYVIAEIPSNWLMKKFKPHVWLTGCMTLFGVCLLGQGFVRTYGQLLATRFLLGLFEAGMFPGCFYLLSMWYRREEAQKRYSFFFSSTTLAGAFGGLIAAGIHNLDHDRGIRSWQWIFIIEGACTATIGILMIFCLADFPEEARFLKQNERDFIKEKLEIGNAGVSEYERSMTRKDLAFVFSDWKVWISGLLYFGYIVPAYGYAYFGTAIVKGLGYSPVMTQLYSVPPWVAGFGFSMVSAAFSDHFRHRFAFAFFAGIVAVAGFGLLMGQTKHIGIRYGSLFMICAGTYTAMPILVCWTQMNFSGHHRKAIASGWQIGFGNTAGFISTFIFEANEAPTYPTALDVCLAFTAFSTVLLAVYFAAIWADNRYKRTEKYRQKFRSWPKEKQQLAGELHPSIFYSY from the coding sequence ATGTTCGCATGGCAAGTGGACCAGCAAACGCCTCCTTTGCCAGAGATGACGCAAATCGAGACCAACCGCGAAGAAAAGGCGGAGCTCGGCCATGAGACAGGGTCCAGTGACTCTCCTCAGTTCAGCCCTCAGGTTGAAGAGATCAACCAGATGGATCTCCAGGTGGATCCCCAGATAATTCCCCAGATGGACGAATTCCCCCCTCCGCCGTCGCAAGAGGAAATCAACGACAGAATCAAACAACTGGCCATCAAACATAACGTCAACCATCGCAAACTCATGTTGAAAATCGACATCTGCGTCGTTCCCCTGACTTGTCTACTCTATGTCCTGGCGTTTCTGGACCGAGTCAACGTTTCCAATGCCAATGTTTATGGCATGTCCGAGGATCTGAATATGACCGGCAACAAGTTCAACACCGCTCTGGCCATCTTCTTTGTGCCCTACGTCATTGCCGAGATTCCTTCCAATTGGCTCATGAAGAAGTTCAAGCCCCATGTCTGGTTGACGGGGTGTATGACTCTGTTTGGAGTCTGTCTCCTGGGTCAGGGGTTTGTTCGAACCTACGGACAACTGCTGGCCACCCGATTTCTGCTCGGGCTGTTCGAAGCAGGCATGTTTCCGGGCTGCTTCTACCTGCTGTCCATGTGGTATCGCCGAGAGGAGGCCCAGAAACGatactccttcttcttctcgtccaccaCCCTGGCCGGAGCGTTCGGTGGCCTCATTGCCGCTGGTATCCACAACCTGGACCACGACAGAGGCATTCGATCGTGGCAATGGATCTTTATCATCGAAGGAGCGTGCACAGCTACCATTGGAATTCTCATGATTTTTTGCCTGGCGGACTTCCCCGAGGAGGCGCGGTTTCTCAAACAGAACGAACGGGacttcatcaaggagaaacTGGAGATTGGAAACGCCGGAGTGTCGGAATACGAACGTTCCATGACTCGCAAAGACCTGGCGTTTGTCTTCTCCGACTGGAAGGTCTGGATCTCCGGACTCCTGTACTTTGGATACATTGTTCCGGCCTATGGATACGCCTACTTTGGCACCGCCATCGTCAAGGGTTTGGGATACTCGCCGGTCATGACCCAACTGTACTCGGTGCCGCCCTGGGTGGCGGGATTTGGCTTCTCCATGGTGTCGGCGGCGTTTTCCGACCACTTTCGACACCGGTTTGCGTTTGCCTTCTTTGCGGGAATCGTCGCGGTGGCGGGATTTGGACTTCTCATGGGACAAACAAAACATATCGGCATCCGATACGGCTCGCTGTTCATGATATGCGCAGGAACATACACGGCCATGCCAATTCTGGTGTGCTGGACTCAAATGAACTTCTCGGGACACCACCGAAAGGCCATTGCGTCGGGCTGGCAGATTGGTTTCGGAAACACGGCGGGGTTCATTTCGACGTTTATCTTCGAGGCAAACGAGGCGCCCACCTATCCAACCGCGCTCGACGTGTGTCTGGCCTTTACCGCCTTTTCCACCGTGCTCCTCGCGGTCTATTTTGCCGCCATCTGGGCTGACAACAGGTACAAGCGAACGGAAAAGTACCGTCAAAAGTTCCGATCGTGGCCCAAGGAGAAACAGCAGTTGGCCGGAGAACTTCATCCTAGTATTTTCTATAGTTATTAG
- a CDS encoding uncharacterized protein (Truncated form of YALI0C22297g, no similarity possibly noncoding): MLIIIILFFPISPHFPIIFIFYILYILYFHFHIFFFFFFFFFFHFHFHFQFHFSFHFHFLFSFSFSFSFSFSFSFSFSFSFSFSYFNIFIFYILYFIFFIFYILYFIFLYFIFYILYFIFIFLYFYTL; the protein is encoded by the coding sequence atgTTGATAATAATTATATTATTTTTCCCCATTTCCCCCCATTTCCCCATTATTTTcatattttatattttatatattttatattttcattttcatattttttttttttttttttttttttttttttttcattttcattttcattttcaatttcatttttcatttcattttcattttttattttcattttcattttcattttcattttcattttcattttcattttcattttcattttcattttcattttcatattttaatatatttatattttatattttatattttattttttttatattttatattttatattttatatttttatattttatattttatattttatattttatatttatatttttatatttttatacTTTATAA
- a CDS encoding uncharacterized protein (Compare to YALI0C22385g, similar to Saccharomyces cerevisiae RIO1 (YOR119C); ancestral locus Anc_5.432, similar to uniprot|Q12196 Saccharomyces cerevisiae YOR119c RIO1 family), with the protein MDWEREISSGASSTLLPSTDPDYKELDGVTVDYEDLIDEDEEEEDEIVEDDYEEEITSGNVTKRYNKQKKVVASVLGEKPAQQTADSDLSKYTGRLRMDDDYLDSLTHQGLAARDGQVKGKKKSSGGGSQTGGNSALMGTATKDRADRATNEQVLDPRTRMILFKMINRGIIFEVNGCVSTGKEANVYHACTEEGVHRAIKIYKTSILVFKDRDRYVSGEYRFRHGYSRHNPRKMVKVWAEKEIRNLKRLHTAGIPCPEPLHLHLHVLVMGFLGDKKGWPSPRLRDAKISELFANPAEEYTALYHQLCAYMRIMYQKCRLVHADLSEYNILYHERKLYIIDVSQSVEHDHPHSLEFLRMDIKNCNDYFRKHGVSVFPERTLFHLITSPFLEDIKITDEISVSSRELVEVDEKDGEKGDKTTGDKSDDKAEDDKSEDKGEDKDEHKDDKVSVIDDSTTVCDTSATMSGPAEAKKRMEETVDSLTAYIQAMPIEESTDQIEADDAVFRSVYIPQNLDQVYDVERDVEMVNAGQGKDLIYSSLIGKKDEEEDQEMGSESESDNESISSIDSEERERRFQEKKALTSKLGKKFEDKDAKKERKAAVKEAQKEKRKEKMKKATKKKLISKSKGKH; encoded by the coding sequence ATGGACTGGGAACGCGAAATTTCGAGCGGAGCATCTTCGACACTGCTGCCCTCGACAGATCCCGATTACAAGGAGCTTGACGGGGTCACTGTCGATTATGAGGACCTTATTGAcgaggacgaagaggaggaagacgaaATCGTGGAGGACGACTACGAAGAGGAAATCACCTCGGGAAATGTGACTAAGCGGTAcaacaagcagaagaaggtggttgCAAGCGTTTTAGGCGAAAAACCGGCACAACAGACCGCTGACAGCGACCTCAGCAAGTACACGGGCCGATTACGTATGGACGACGACTATCTTGATTCACTGACTCATCAGGGGCTTGCTGCACGTGATGGGCAGGTGAAGGGCAAGAAAAAGTCGTCTGGAGGTGGATCTCAGACAGGTGGCAATTCTGCTCTCATGGGGACCGCCACCAAAGACCGGGCTGATCGAGCCACTAATGAGCAGGTTCTGGATCCCCGGACCCGAATGATTCTGTTCAAAATGATCAACCGAGGAATTATTTTCGAGGTCAACGGGTGCGTTTCCACCGGCAAAGAAGCCAACGTGTACCATGCGTGCACCGAGGAGGGCGTTCATCGTGCCATCAAGATCTACAAGACGTCAATTCTGGTGTTCAAGGACCGAGATCGATATGTGAGTGGAGAATACCGGTTCAGACATGGCTATTCGCGCCACAATCCGCGCAAAATGGTCAAGGTATGGGCTGAAAAGGAAATCCGAAACCTCAAGAGATTGCATACCGCCGGAATCCCGTGTCCGGAACCTCTTCATTTACATCTTCATGTTCTGGTGATGGGGTTTCTGGGCGACAAAAAGGGATGGCCCAGTCCCCGGTTGCGAGATGCCAAAATCTCCGAGCTCTTTGCCAACCCTGCCGAGGAATACACTGCTCTGTATCATCAGTTGTGTGCGTACATGCGAATCATGTATCAGAAGTGTCGGCTAGTCCACGCCGATTTGTCTGAGTACAACATTCTGTACCATGAGCGCAAGTTGTACATTATCGACGTTTCGCAGTCGGTTGAACACGATCATCCTCATTCTCTGGAGTTTCTGAGAATGGATATCAAGAATTGCAATGATTATTTCCGGAAACATGGAGTCAGCGTGTTTCCCGAGAGAACACTCTTCCATCTCATTACCAGCCCGTTTCTGGAAGACATCAAAATCACCGACGAGATCTCCGTTAGTTCCCGggagttggtggaggtggatgaAAAGGATGGTGAAAAGGGCGACAAAACGACTGGAGACAAGAGTGACGATAAGGCTGAAGATGATAAGAGTGAAGACAAGGGCGAAGACAAGGATGAACACAAGGATGACAAAGTTTCCGTAATCGATGACTCCACTACTGTCTGTGACACTTCTGCTACCATGTCTGGCCCTGCAGAGGCGAAAAAACGAATGGAGGAAACAGTCGACTCGCTCACCGCATATATCCAAGCGATGCCCATTGAAGAGTCCACGGACCAAATAGAGGCCGATGACGCCGTGTTCCGGTCGGTCTACATTCCCCAGAACCTCGACCAGGTCTATGACGTCGAGCGAGACGTGGAAATGGTCAATGCCGGCCAGGGCAAGGATCTCATCTACTCGTCGCTCATtggcaagaaggacgaggaagaagaccaagagaTGGGCTCGGAAAGCGAGTCTGACAACGAGAGCATTTCGTCGATTGACTCGGAGGAGCGCGAACGGCGGTTCCAGGAGAAAAAGGCCCTGACCTCGAAACTGGGCAAGAAGTTTGAAGACAAGGATGCTAAAAAGGAGCGAAAGGCGGCAGTCAAGGAGGctcagaaggagaagcgcaaggagaagatgaagaaggccaccaagaagaagctgatttccaagtccaagggTAAACATTAA
- a CDS encoding uncharacterized protein (Compare to YALI0C22275g, similar to Saccharomyces cerevisiae PEP12 (YOR036W); ancestral locus Anc_5.630, similar to uniprot|P32854 Saccharomyces cerevisiae YOR036w PEP12 syntaxin (T-SNARE) vacuolar): MSSFSDAVSLEAQPAYSDSPEFDKLNADISDTLFLLNNNLVTLGRLLKAAQNTGGKRDVVGRAIDLADETRDRFKTTGEDLKRLKEWDDTNAAQRFTQQKLGREFATALSEFQQIQKRLAAHEKQEIKMDKQAVLESESRGEGQQQQQQLQQQDVMTQDFMNQSETDQHMTLISEREEEIRNIEQGIEELNEIFSDLGTIVTQQGTIVDNIESNMYSIAGETRSAASELNRAARYQSRSRSRQCCLLLILVIVLAVILLAVGAKTYLRWHLPW, translated from the exons ATGAGTTCTTTCAGCGACGCCGTAAGCCTGGAGGCGCAGCCGGCGTACTCGGACTCGCCCGAGTTCGACAAGCTTAACGCCGATATCTCCGACACGCTGTTCCTGCTGAACAACAACCTGGTGACGCTGGGGCGGCTGCTCAAGGCTGCGCAGAACACGGGGGGCAAGCGGGACGTGGTGGGGCGGGCGATCGATCTTGCCGACGAGACGCGGGACCGGTTCAAGACGACGGGCGAGGATCTCAAGCGGCTCAAGGAATGGGACGACACAAACGCCGCCCAGCGGTTCACGCAACAGAAGCTGGGCCGGGAGTTTGCCACGGCATTGTCCGAGTttcagcagatccagaaaCGGCTGGCCGCGCACGAGAAGCAGGAGATCAAGATGGACAAGCAGGCGGTGCTGGAGTCGGAGTCGAGGGGCGagggtcagcagcagcagcagcaactgcagcagcaggatGTCATGACCCAGGACTTTATGAATCAGTCGGAAACAGATCAGCACATGACGTTGATTTCGGAacgagaggaggagatcagAAACATTGAGCAGGGTatcgaggagctcaacgagATTTTCTCCGATCTCGGTACCATTGTGACCCAACAGGGAACCATTGTTG acaacaTCGAATCGAACATGTATTCGATTGCTGGCGAGACCCGAAGCGCCGCCAGCGAACTCAACCGAGCCGCACGATATCAGAGCCGGTCGCGGTCCCGACAGTGCTGTCTGTTGCTAATTCTGGTCATTGTGCTGGCGGTCATTTTACTAGCGGTAGGTGCAAAGACATATTTGAGATGGCACCTTCCTTGGTAG
- a CDS encoding uncharacterized protein (Compare to YALI0C22341g, similar to Saccharomyces cerevisiae YOR118W; ancestral locus Anc_5.431, weakly similar to uniprot|Q12108 Saccharomyces cerevisiae YOR118w), translating into MGQGTSAPQHLSEDQVSQLFAQQCYKTLEPIELYGLKDNFKATVLHQDHGDHVRMTDEEFAALLGIPSEFKSVEKLLTNSAKFLANFPFMDTKPREAGYSFNDLLKIIVFYSGRYTQVFKEFDPLKLLFVSLLKQCDVAKEVTLSEEPNLEFDGDWKSFGPVKQFYATDVSELKFPRDEFVDFLTFMLVLYGFDPSKGTVAKHIKTVVSQDKTDTKTLYADCRKSAQCISRACNGDIDLVQFRHAFDKVCPHLLAPVGHLFDLLLYTSAHSEKEDNEPVAPLNPLGSNSTYPTKLLNHATVAQMASFCPFLGNVENLKTLYMGQKDGFAQRSFESGTFGWRAPSVLLVSGLRLNTNNQSLKRANTFDEKYPRLKGAVVPDDGESEVKFGFYLDVPWRSSSKETFGSSKCFIFQLAPTQDIFVGETNPSNHAYFLKHDPGGLAFGSPIPKSIGRFTGVQAPQVVGTVSLTLDDSLEFGKFHHAGKGGSYAPSINRPGELMDERFKVRNVEVWGVGNDTDLEHQRKRIEWEEREASYRRTINKNNIAEDRAFLEMAGVIGGANRSGGSM; encoded by the coding sequence atggGACAAGGCACTTCAGCTCCGCAACATCTGTCGGAGGACCAAGTGAGTCAGCTGTTTGCACAGCAATGCTACAAGACGCTGGAACCAATTGAGCTGTATGGGCTGAAGGACAACTTCAAGGCGACGGTATTACACCAAGACCACGGCGACCACGTGCGCATGACCGACGAGGAGTTTGCGGCTCTGCTGGGGATTCCGTCCGAGTTCAAGTCGGTCGAAAAGCTGCTCACCAACTCGGCCAAGTTCCTCGCCAACTTTCCGTTCATGGACACGAAGCCTCGAGAGGCGGGGTACTCGTTCAACGACCTGCTCAAGATCATCGTCTTCTACTCGGGCCGATACACGCAGGTGTTCAAGGAGTTTGATCcgctcaagctgctgtttgtgtcgctgcTGAAGCAGTGCGacgtggccaaggaggtgacTCTGTCGGAGGAGCCCAATCTGGAGTTTGACGGCGACTGGAAGTCGTTTGGGCCGGTCAAGCAGTTCTACGCCACCGACGTCAGCGAGCTAAAGTTCCCCCGCGACGAGTTCGTCGACTTTCTCACCTTCATGCTCGTCCTCTACGGCTTCGATCCGTCCAAGGGAACCGTCGCAAAACACATCAAGACGGTCGTGAGCCAGGACaagacagacacaaagacgCTGTATGCCGATTGTCGAAAGTCCGCCCAGTGCATCTCCCGAGCATGTAATGGCGACATTGATCTTGTTCAATTCAGACATGCCTTTGACAAGGTGTGTCCCCATCTACTGGCTCCGGTAGGTCATCTTTTCGACCTGCTTCTCTACACATCGGCTCACTCGGAGAAGGAAGATAACGAACCAGTTGCTCCGCTCAATCCTCTGGGTTCCAACAGCACCTATCCAACCAAGCTGCTGAACCATGCCACGGTGGCCCAAATGGCGTCTTTCTGCCCCTTCCTCGGCAACGTGGAAAACCTGAAGACGTTGTACATGGGCCAGAAGGATGGTTTTGCACAGCGGTCTTTTGAATCCGGAACTTTTGGCTGGAGAGCCCCTTCGGTGCTGCTAGTGTCTGGATTGCGGctcaacacaaacaaccaGTCTCTTAAACGAGCAAATACCTTTGATGAAAAGTACCCTCGGCTCAAGGGAGCTGTTGTTCCCGATGATGGTGAGAGCGAGGTGAAATTCGGATTCTATCTCGACGTTCCCTGGAGATCGTCTTCAAAGGAGACGTTTGGATCTTCCAAATGTTTTATTTTCCAGCTAGCCCCCACGCAGGATATTTTTGTGGGTGAAACCAACCCGTCCAACCACGCTTACTTTCTCAAGCACGACCCTGGAGGACTGGCCTTTGGTTCTCCTATCCCCAAGTCCATTGGTCGGTTCACCGGAGTGCAGGCACCTCAAGTGGTAGGAACCGTGTCTCTCACGCTAGACGATTCCCTGGAGTTTGGCAAGTTCCACCATGCTGGCAAGGGCGGCTCGTACGCGCCTTCCATCAATCGACCTGGAGAGCTGATGGACGAACGGTTCAAGGTGCGAAATGTGGAGGTGTGGGGTGTTGGAAACGACACGGACCTCGAGCACCAACGAAAGCGAATCGAGTGGGAGGAGCGAGAAGCAAGTTACAGACGGACCatcaacaaaaacaacattGCAGAAGATCGAGCGTTTCTGGAGATGGCTGGTGTTATTGGCGGAGCAAACCGGTCTGGTGGGTCCATGTAG